One window of Scheffersomyces stipitis CBS 6054 chromosome 1, whole genome shotgun sequence genomic DNA carries:
- the GUT2 gene encoding mitochondrial glycerol-3-phosphate dehydrogenase yields the protein MSFIKSFARSALGKATIATGAAVGGTVIYLDFIKAPNPSNDISYKPLVKELPPPPSRSQLIDNLKNTKTFDVLVIGGGAVGTGTAVDAATRGLNVCLLEKTDFASGTSSKSTKMAHGGVRYLEKAIFGLSKAQLDLVIEALNERANMLRTAPHLVTVLPIMIPVYKWWQVPYFFVGCKMYDWFAGYQNLRNSTVFSSEYASAIAPMIDNANLKATCVYHDGTFNDARMNSTLAITAIDNGATVLNYFNVEQLLKDKNGKLIGVKAKDLETNQVYTINAKAVVNATGPFADTILEMDDEPEGLPPKIANPPRMVVPSSGVHVVLPEFYGPKDIGLLDPSTSDGRVMFFLPWQGKILAGTTDRALKSVPENPVPTEEDIQEILKELQKYLVFPVAREDVLSAWSGIRPLVRDPKNIPKGADLTGATEGIVRSHIITKTNSDLITISGGKWTTYREMAQETVDKLVKEFDFDSNIKSCQTNNIVLIGGEDYAPNYATRLVHEYRIPLKLATHLASNYGSRASLVLEYYGQSDYNKLPVTLAGNKDFHPSKTSNSALNNLDYQSFEEPFTVAELKYSVKYEYARTPIDFLARRTRLAFLNAREALSAVDGVVEVMKQELKWNESTASQMRAEANDYISKMGITV from the coding sequence ATGTCTTTCATCAAGTCTTTTGCCAGGTCTGCCTTGGGTAAAGCCACCATCGCAACCGGTGCAGCAGTCGGAGGTACTGTCATTTACCTCGATTTCATTAAAGCTCCCAATCCGCTGAACGACATATCGTATAAACCACTCGTCAAGGAATTGCCTCCTCCTCCTTCTCGTTCCCAGCTCATTGACAACCTCAAGAACACCAAAACGTTTGACGTATTGGTCATTGGAGGTGGTGCTGTAGGAACAGGAACTGCTGTGGACGCTGCCACCAGAGGTTTGAATGTGTGTTTGCTCGAGAAGACCGACTTCGCCTCAGGAACTTCGTCCAAATCAACCAAGATGGCCCATGGAGGTGTCCGTTACTTAGAAAAGGCTATATTTGGCTTGTCCAAGGCTCAGTTGGACTTGGTCATCGAGGCTCTTAACGAAAGAGCCAATATGTTGAGAACAGCTCCACATTTGGTTACCGTCTTGCCCATCATGATTCCCGTCTACAAGTGGTGGCAGGTGCCTTACTTCTTTGTAGGCTGTAAGATGTATGACTGGTTTGCTGGTTACCAGAACTTAAGAAACTCTACTGTCTTTTCGCTGGAATACGCTTCTGCCATTGCTCCCATGATCGACAACGCCAATTTGAAGGCTACTTGTGTCTACCACGATGGTACGTTCAACGATGCCAGAATGAACTCGACGTTGGCTATCACTGCTATTGATAACGGTGCTACTGTGTTGAACTACTTCAACGTCGAAcaattgttgaaggatAAGAATGGTAAGTTAATTGGTGTCAAAGCTAAGGACTTGGAAACAAATCAGGTGTACACTATTAATGCTAAAGCTGTTGTCAATGCTACTGGCCCATTTGCTGATACCATCTTGGAAATGGACGACGAACCGGAAGGATTGCCTCCTAAAATCGCCAATCCTCCCAGAATGGTGGTTCCATCGTCTGGAGTCCATGTTGTTTTGCCTGAATTCTACGGTCCAAAGGATATTGGATTGTTGGAtccttctacttctgaTGGTCGTGTCATGTTTTTCTTGCCATGGCAGGGAAAGATCTTGGCCGGTACTACCGACCGTGCCTTGAAGTCTGTGCCTGAGAACCCAGTAcctactgaagaagacatccaggaaatcttgaaggaattgcaaaagtaCTTGGTATTCCCTGTAGCTAGGGAAGATGTTTTGTCTGCTTGGTCTGGTATTCGTCCCTTAGTTCGTGATCCTAAGAACATTCCTAAGGGTGCTGATCTTACTGGAGCCACTGAAGGCATTGTTCGTTCCCATATCATCACGAAGACCAATTCAGACTTGATCACCATCTCCGGGGGTAAATGGACCACCTATAGAGAAATGGCTCAGGAAACCGTTGATAAGTTGGTCAAGGAGTTCGATTTTGATTCCAATATCAAATCTTGTCAAACCAACAACATCGTCTTGATCGGAGGAGAAGATTACGCTCCAAACTATGCAACCAGATTGGTGCACGAGTACAGAATCCCTTTGAAGTTGGCTACACATTTAGCTTCTAACTACGGCTCCAGAGCTTCTCTCGTTTTGGAATACTACGGCCAAAGTGACTACAACAAGTTACCAGTGACTCTTGCTGGCAACAAGGACTTCCATCCATCCAAAACCTCTAACTCAGCGCTCAACAATTTGGACTACCAGAGCTTTGAAGAGCCCTTTACCGTAGCTGAGTTGAAGTATTCTGTCAAATACGAATACGCCAGAACTCCAATCGACTTCTTGgccagaagaacaagattGGCGTTCTTGAATGCCAGAGAAGCATTAAGTGCTGTTGACGGTGTCGTAGAGGTTATGAAGCAGGAATTAAAGTGGAATGAGTCCACAGCTTCGCAGATGAGAGCCGAGGCCAATGACTACATATCCAAAATGGGTATAACCGTTTAG
- the FET5 gene encoding putative transcription factor Fet5 produces MSRVGVLALGPAGVGKSTFCNSIIAHMQSIGRRAHIVNLDPAAEATEFEFTIDIRDLISLQDVMEEMDLGPNGGLVYCFEFLLNNLDWLDEEIGDYNDEYLIFDCPGQIELYTHIPVLPTIVKHLQTSLNFNLCATYLLEAPFIIDTSKFFSGALSAMSAMILLELPHINILSKIDLVKDEFSRKQLKKFLNPDPLLLSNEDEEYNPKFSKLNKLIANLVDDFGMVQFLPLDCSKDSDSVATILSYIDDVTQWSESQEPKEPVDEEFDVDAEYE; encoded by the coding sequence ATGTCCAGAGTAGGCGTATTAGCATTGGGACCTGCTGGAGTGGGCAAGTCGACTTTCTGTAACTCGATAATAGCACACATGCAGTCCATCGGCCGTAGAGCTCACATAGTGAATCTTGATCCAGCAGCGGAAGCCACTGAATTCGAGTTCACAATCGATATCCGagatttgatttcgttgCAAGACGTaatggaagaaatggatttaGGTCCCAATGGAGGCTTGGTGTATTgttttgaatttttgttgaacaacttggactggCTCGATGAGGAAATAGGAGATTACAACGATGAGTATCTCATCTTTGACTGTCCAGGTCAGATAGAACTTTACACGCATATCCCTGTATTGCCTACTATCGTCAAACACTTGCAGACGTCCCTTAATTTCAACCTCTGTGCTACATATTTATTGGAGGCTCCTTTCATCATAGACACCTCTAAGTTCTTCTCGGGAGCATTGAGTGCCATGTCAGCCATGATCTTGCTAGAGTTGCCACatatcaacatcttgtccaagatcGACTTGGTCAAGGACGAGTTCAGCAGAaagcagttgaagaagttcttgaaccCAGAccctcttcttcttagtaatgaagatgaggagTATAATCCgaagttttccaagttgaacaagctTATTGCTAACTTGGTCGATGACTTTGGTATGGTTCAGTTCTTGCCCTTGGACTGTTCGAAAGATAGCGACTCTGTAGCCACGATTTTGAGCTATATTGATGACGTTACCCAATGGAGTGAAAGTCAGGAACCAAAGGAACCCGTGGACGAAGAGTTTGACGTGGATGCTGAATATGAATAA
- the SEL1 gene encoding secretion lowering protein yields MSELSSEHQELVDQFKAIAGLEDSENDNKVFQLLTINDFNLNNAISFYFDSGFESIEQSRARAANNVHDEQQSELHSRRERRQSQDNVVNLQHQLFVDNFIPRLPKAPRIANGWQLDVGIHTSIIEEREREKLKLQATESSSISSATTEVQSREEISDKEKYNQEKSSSPLGALWIILLLVPKTLLQLLVSAFKHLFGFTSTTSLKGFRDSGRVPKSFNYEHFKPDFNFASWLTSELLKPSSSEFEDDDKQIILDNFNIHTTNFNEVHESAQKKFTWVYVILINDTEEAKSFLFSMLKSPFFNKLFNKENGMFKETLIYINNVDENPESLELAHTYKVKRIPYVMLVGNISASPQVLSSMSILFKSNLAQPFLRTPEECESTSKKVLKNTGKLLEKYDPQLISSRFDQQEIEFARLIKQQQDDAYLQSLELDKQKKLQKEKEAQTKLDEQNTLALQKYFLLFLFSSDYRAEITGGADRSRIAIKLPDGRRIVEAFNKSISVSELYLYIEVKLFIDKLIDEDGELNNEDDLKDSIHTIMEDLTIDSFSREMYFEKYSFKFEVIQPYPKKVVTVGDEAIEKVPELKSGANLLVEYNEEEDSEEE; encoded by the exons ATGTCAGAATTATCCTCCGAACATCAAGAGCTTGTCGATCAATTTAAAGCTATAGCGGGCTTGGAAGATTCAGAGAACGACAATAAAGTCTTCCAATTGTTGACCATCAATGatttcaatctcaacaacGCCATCTCGTTCTACTTTGACTCGGGGTTTGAATCGATAGAGCAGAGTAGGGCGAGAGCTGCGAATA ATGTCCATGATGAACAGCAACTGGAATTGCATAGTAGAAGGGAACGTCGTCAGAGCCAAGACAATGTCGTCAATCTTCAGCATCAACTCTTTGTGGATAACTTCATTCCACGTTTGCCCAAGGCTCCCAGAATAGCCAATGGCTGGCAGTTGGACGTCGGAATTCACACCTCTATTATTGaagagagagaaagagaaaagttgaaactTCAGGCAACTGAAAGCTCATCGATTTCATCTGCCACAACGGAAGTTCaatcaagagaagaaatttcGGATAAGGAAAAGTACAATCAAGAAAAGCTGTCATCTCCTCTTGGAGCCCTCTGGATCATTCTCTTGCTTGTTCCCAAAACGTTACTTCAATTGCTCGTGTCAGCATTCAAGCATCTTTTTGGATTTACATCTACGACCTCATTAAAGGGATTTCGTGATTCCGGCAGAGTACCCAAATCGTTCAACTACGAGCACTTCAAACCTGACTTCAATTTTGCTTCGTGGTTGACATCTGAATTACTCAAACCCAGCTCAAGCGAatttgaagacgacgatA aacagaTTATCTTGGATAACTTCAACATTCACACCACCAATTTCAATGAAGTACACGAGTCTGCCCAAAAGAAATTTACGTGGGTCTATGTGATATTAATTAACGATACAGAGGAAGCTAAGctgtttctcttttcaatgCTTAAAAGtccatttttcaacaaactattcaacaaagaaaacGGAATGTTCAAGGAGACTCTTATATACATTAATAACGTCGATGAGAATCCCGAGTCTCTCGAGTTGGCACACACTTACAAGGTCAAGAGAATTCCGTATGTGATGTTGGTTGGAAATATCTCTGCCAGTCCCCAGGTATTGTCGTCGATGTCGATCTTATTTAAGTCGAATTTGGCACAGCCCTTTTTGAGAACCCCAGAGGAGTGTGAATCCACATCCAAAAAGGTCCTCAAGAATACAGGAAAATTATTAGAAAAGTATGACCCACAATTGATCAGCTCCAGATTCGACCAGCAAGAAATCGAGTTTGCCAGATTGATCAAACAACAACAGGATGACGCATATTTGCAGTCTTTGGAACTTGACAAGCAAAAGAAActccagaaagaaaaagaggCCCAAACTAAGTTGGATGAGCAGAATACGTTAGCATTACAAAAatacttcttgttgtttttaTTCTCCAGCGATTACAGAGCGGAGATCACCGGCGGAGCTGACAGAAGTCGTATCGCCATCAAGTTGCCAGATGGTAGAAGAATCGTTGAAGCATTCAACAAATCCATTTCTGTATCGGAACTCTATCTTTATATCGAAGTGAAGTTGTTCATTGACAAGTTGATAGACGAGGATGGAGAATTaaacaatgaagatgatttAAAAGACAGCATCCACACAATCAtggaagatctt ACGATTGATTCGTTTTCGAGAGAAATGTACTTCGAAAAGTATTCGTTTAAGTTCGAAGTGATCCAGCCGTATCCCAAGAAGGTTGTTACGGTTGGAGATGAAGCTATCGAAAAGGTTCCTGAGTTGAAGTCTGgagccaacttgttggtagagtacaacgaagaagaggacTCTGAGGAGGAGTAA
- the NOP1 gene encoding rRNA methyltransferase NOP1, which produces MSFAPRGRGGSRGGFGGSRGGSRGGFGGGRGGARGGFGGGRGGARGGFGGARGGARGGARGGARGGARGGRGGARGGARGGAKVVIEPHRHAGVFIARGKEDLLVTRNIAPGESVYGEKRISVEEPAKEEGAPATKIEYRVWNPFRSKLAAGIMGGIDELGVAPGKKVLYLGAASGTSVSHVSDVVGPEGMVYAVEFSHRPGRELIGMAKKRPNVIPIIDDARHPQKYRMLVGMVDCVFADVAQPDQARIIALNSHLFLKDGGIVVISIKANCIDSTVDAETVFAREVQKLREERIKPLEQLTLEPYERDHCIVVGKYIRSGLKK; this is translated from the coding sequence ATGTCTTTCGCTCCAAGAGGTAGAGGTGGATCCAGAGGTGGATTCGGTGGATCCCGTGGTGGATCCCGTGGTGGATTCGGCGGTGGCAGAGGTGGTGCCAGAGGTGGATTCGGCGGTGGCAGAGGTGGTGCCAGAGGTGGATTTGGCGGAGCCAGAGGTGGTGCCAGAGGTGGTGCTAGAGGTGGTGCCAGAGGCGGTGCTCGTGGTGGTAGAGGTGGTGCCAGAGGTGGTGCCAGAGGTGGTGCCAAGGTAGTTATCGAGCCACACAGACATGCTGGTGTTTTCATTGCCAGAGGTAAGGAAGATTTGTTAGTCACCAGAAACATTGCTCCTGGTGAATCTGTCTACGGAGAAAAGAGAATTTCGGTAGAAGAAccagccaaagaagaaggtgcTCCAGCCACTAAAATCGAGTACCGTGTGTGGAACCCTTTCAGATCTAAGTTGGCTGCCGGTATCATGGGTGGTATTGACGAGTTAGGTGTTGCTCCAGGCAAGAAGGTTTTGTACTTAGGTGCTGCTTCCGGTACCTCCGTCTCTCACGTTTCCGATGTTGTTGGTCCAGAAGGTATGGTCTACGCTGTTGAGTTCTCCCACAGACCTGGTAGAGAATTGATCGGTATGGCCAAGAAGAGACCTAACGTCATCCCTATCATTGACGATGCTCGTCACCCACAGAAGTACAGAATGTTGGTCGGTATGGTTGACTGTGTTTTCGCCGATGTCGCCCAACCAGATCAAGCCCGTATCATTGCATTGAACTCGcacttgttcttgaaggacGGTGGTATTGTTGTCATCTCCATCAAGGCCAACTGTATTGACTCTACTGTTGATGCTGAAACCGTATTTGCCAGAGAAGTGCAGAaattgagagaagaaagaatcaagCCTTTGGAACAATTGACCTTGGAACCTTATGAAAGAGACCATTGTATCGTTGTTGGTAAGTACATCAGATCAggcttgaagaagtaa
- the DAL5 gene encoding allantoate permease — protein MSDKEKNTVVTELHSLVELSHDEHDVKAATTHRSTIRHEITSEKELDDAYLYTTLLRKIDFFLMPVLCTLYCFQFMDKLTNSYASILGLRTDLHMVGDMYSWTGSAFYLGYLVFEFPAVALLQRFPVAKTVGIFIILWGVVLCLHSIANYAGFIVLRTILGMLESSVTPGLVIITSQYYHEVFLRTAWWFASNGIGAIIGSGAIAFNIFNNAGNYSLKAWKLIFIVTGVCTIFIGVIFFIHIPDNPTKAWFLSEREKILVVERIRVNQQGFGNKKFKLYQFKEALLDHRTWLFFFTALFSNIPNGGLTNFASILLSEDMGFSTGKALLMQMPGGAVEIAGCVLLAYCSNFLKSRMFWAVLGSGIATIAMFLLAFSNDDTTKYAGYTTTLIAPIGLISLLSNISSNVTGHTKKVTVNAILLIGYCVGNLIGPQTFLATEAPNFRTAKICIAVFAMLSFICFNLIWISYYLSNKKKDREYEEAGGEFDLGENYEFTDLTDKENPLFRYKL, from the exons ATGTcagacaaagaaaagaatacaGTGGTGACAGAATTGCACTCATTGGTAGAATTGAGCCACGACGAACATGATGTGAAGGCTGCAACAACCCATCGCAGTACCATTAGACACGAAATTACTTCTGAGAAGGAATTGGACGACGCTTACCTTTATACTACT TTGTTGCGTAAAatcgatttcttccttATGCCAGTATTATGTACTCTTTACTGTTTCCAGTTCATGGAcaagttgaccaactcCTATGCTTCTATTCTTGGTTTACGTACTGATTTACATATGGTAGGAGACATGTACTCGTGGACCGGGTCTGCCTTCTATCTTGGGTACCTTGTGTTTGAGTTTCCTGCTGTGGCACTTTTGCAGAGATTCCCCGTTGCTAAAACTGTTGGAATATTCATTATCTTGTGGGGTGTCGTCTTATGTCTTCATTCTATTGCAAATTATGCTGGGTTCATTGTCCTTAGAACAATTCTTGGAATGCTCGAAAGTTCTGTGACCCCAGGGTTGGTGATTATTACCTCTCAATATTACC ACGAAGTATTCCTCAGAACTGCGTGGTGGTTTGCCAGTAATGGAATTGGCGCTATCATTGGGTCGGGAGCCATTGCtttcaatattttcaataatGCTGGCAATTATTCATTGAAAGCATGGAAGTTGATCTTTATTGTAACAGGGGTTTGCACGATTTTTATTGGAgtcattttctttatcCACATTCCAGATAATCCCACTAAGGCCTGGTTTCtttcagaaagagaaaagattTTGGTGGTTGAGAGAATCAGAGTAAACCAACAGGGTTTTGGtaacaagaagttcaagttgtatCAATTCAAGGAAGCTCTTCTTGACCATAGAACATGGCTATTCTTCTTTACTGCTCTCTTCAGTAATATCCCCAATGGTGGCTTGACCAACTTTGCTTCCATATTGTTGTCAGAGGACATGGGATTCTCTACGGGAAAAGCATTATTGATGCAAATGCCAGGTGGAGCAGTGGAAATAGCCGGTTGTGTCCTTTTGGCATACTGTTCCAATTTTTTGAAATCCAGGATGTTTTGGGCTGTTTTAGGTAGTGGAATTGCAACAATTGCCATGTTTTTATTGGCATTTTCCAATGATGATACCACTAAATATGCCGGCTATACAACCACCCTTATTGCTCCTATCGGGTTAATTTCCTTGTTGTCCAATATTTCCAGTAACGTCACTGGCCATACCAAGAAGGTGACAGTTAATGCAATTTTGTTAATTGGATACTGTGTCGGAAACCTCATAGGTCCTCAAACATTTTTGGCTACTGAAGCTCCAAATTTCAGGACCGCAAAGATCTGTATAGCTGTGTTTGCAATGCTTTCATTCATTTGCTTCAACCTTATTTGGATCTCATACTATCttctgaacaagaaaaaggaTAGAGAGTATGAGGAGGCCGGTGGCGAATTTGATTTGGGAGAGAACTATGAGTTCACAGATTTGACAGACAAGGAGAACCCCCTCTTTAGATacaaattgtag
- the MSC2 gene encoding Meiotic Sister-Chromatid recombination transmembrane protein (putative) showing some protein similarity to Zrc1p and Cot1p, producing the protein LIDALPVLAAFPAILLSADLAYVPHSYESVSSYVFALLVSSLLACSSLLMLSLLVKFNVVALKREISTSGSSQGLQSAILLAVGISFSYLATNFLPISRVSVLYLGLYLHRFNFCTPIFFFVDIYKAYTTHSYVSIFNICLGYVLVSVSFQILFKKFVASSVSNTVRNIRMNIFLPVTIALGLCLLFADASTISPSIIGVNIAASVVFIISLQEIDLKSSKFIPSILSSIACALEFVVASKSLSIDSLITIFLPFIIVPDRSYDIANAYTMMSRSTSATENMTPILTELLSHSDTRAIFNFLLLNATFMFVQLLHSFRSKSLGLLSDSLHMALDCMSLALGLIAGALSKKEINPHGKYPFGLKNFEILAGFTNGTLLIGISGGIIFEAIGRLVNPVVLEKTTELIIVSLLGLGVNLVGIFAFNHGHAHGHSHGHSHSHGHNHEHESGHSHNHEHSHGEEHEDCKEEGGMNDNMKGIFLHILADTLGSVGVVVSTILTKYVKWNGFDPIASMIIATLILLSAIPLIQSTASSLLLRLTKKKETKVRNALNDITNIKGIKSFTTPRFWPNSSNTINGYIHIQVYRGENASYIKRQCERVFETEKIDVMIQVENDYDSCWCRSGSEITAQSNWS; encoded by the coding sequence CTCATAGATGCGTTGCCAGTTCTCGCTGCTTTTCCGGCCATATTGCTTCTGGCAGATCTTGCCTACGTGCCGCATTCGTATGAGTCAGTATCGTCCTATGTGTTTGCCTTACTAGTTCTGTCATTGCTAGCATGTTCTTCGTTGCTAATGTTGAGTTTGCTTGTAAAATTCAATGTAGTGGCCCTAAAAAGAGAAATATCTACTTCGGGTTCGTCTCAGGGACTTCAGTCAGCAATTCTTTTGGCGGTGGGCATCTCTTTCTCGTATCTTGCTACCAATTTCTTGCCCATCTCGCGTGTTTCTGTGCTCTATCTAGGCTTGTATTTGCACAGGTTCAACTTTTGCACAcccattttcttctttgtcgACATCTACAAGGCCTACACTACCCATAGCTATGTTTCCATATTCAATATCTGCTTGGGCTATGTGTTGGTGCTGGTATCGTTTcagatcttgttcaagaagttcgtAGCCAGCTCGGTGTCCAACACTGTGAGAAACATTAGAATGAACATCTTTCTACCTGTCACCATTGCACTTGGGTTAtgtcttctttttgcaGACGCGTCTACGATTAGTCCCAGTATAATTGGAGTCAATATCGCTGCCAGTGTAGTGTTCATCATCTCGTTGCAAGAGATTGATCTCAAGAGCTCCAAATTCATACCGTCGATCTTATCGAGCATAGCTTGTGCCCTCGAATTCGTAGTGGCTTCCAAGTCTCTTTCCATAGACTCGCTCATTACAATCTTTCTTCCATTTATCATAGTTCCAGATAGAAGTTACGACATTGCTAACGCGTACACGATGATGAGCAGGTCAACGTCGGCTACTGAAAATATGACTCCCATCTTGACTGAGTTGCTTAGCCACTCAGACACAAGGgccattttcaactttcttctcttgaacGCTACTTTCATGTTTGTGCAACTCTTGCACTCGTTCAGATCAAAGTCTTTAGGTTTGCTCTCAGATTCGTTGCATATGGCTCTCGATTGTATGTCGCTTGCACTTGGTTTGATTGCCGGTGCACTTTCGAAAAAAGAGATCAATCCCCACGGAAAGTACCCCTTTGGCTTGAAGAACTTTGAGATCTTGGCTGGGTTCACTAACGGTACATTGTTGATAGGAATCAGTGGAGGTATCATTTTTGAGGCCATTGGACGTTTGGTTAATCCtgttgttcttgagaaAACGACAGAGTTAATCATAGTCTCTCTTTTAGGGCTAGGGGTCAATCTTGTAGGTATATTTGCCTTCAACCATGGACATGCCCATGGACATTCACATGGACACTCGCACTCTCATGGGCATAATCACGAACACGAGTCTGGTCATTCTCACAACCATGAGCATAGCCATGGTGAAGAGCACGAAGATtgtaaagaagaaggtggtATGAACGACAACATGAAGGGCATTTTCCTTCACATTTTGGCAGACACTTTAGGCTCAGTTGGAGTTGTAGTTTCTACGATTTTGACCAAGTATGTAAAATGGAACGGATTTGACCCCATAGCGTCGATGATTATAGCTACATTGATTTTGTTATCTGCTATTCCATTGATCCAGTCTACAGCCTCCTCGTTACTATTGAGGTTaacaaaaaagaaagagacaaAAGTTCGCAATGCCTTGAACGACATCACCAATATCAAGGGCATCAAGTCATTTACAACGCCGCGGTTCTGGCCCAACTCCAGCAACACCATCAACGGCTACATCCATATACAAGTCTACCGTGGAGAGAATGCTTCCTATATTAAGAGACAATGCGAACGGGTCTTCGAGACAGAAAAAATCGATGTCATGATCCAGGTCGAAAACGACTACGATTCGTGTTGGTGTCGCTCAGGTAGCGAGATTACAGCACAGTCGAACTGGTCATGA
- the USP1 gene encoding universal stress protein (USP) family protein possible involvement in nucleo-mitochondrial control of maltose, galactose and raffinose utilization (universal stress protein (USP) family protein possible involvement in nucleo-mitochondrial control of maltose, galactose and raffinose utilization (IMP2)) produces MMSRQSRLEAEKLQIIQKSMSNRGRSLSPTAHGAGGNTINNVNSRSSSTSNEEFSKDLKWSITNHDPSERITVTHDDGTVEQPNNDLWANEVSDEEHISDDDTNEKFQYDDTGNILPNYACHDDKINEISSILENSNLDDQSTIKKLEELTANERAFANAKNIGSLIDKEALNKLANEKQKLTGNEMLDLNRSDQDALERKQKLENYQAYRKKIIDHENGKDGTAKDSATTSTLSPVKSPEAENDEDFMIPYTSAVEDKLDSEFASQLNETIKEGEIDSNKSQSRVIQTITRGNFFQLVNPKVKPKMFLVCMDFSPESIFALEWCLGTVLVDGSVLFIVYVIEENDNNHNLKGNTSNENTREQYRLNMLNKAKQQVLNLLKLTKLQIHIVIEIIHHPIPRHLILEFIDNLQPTLVVVGSKGQSAIKGVLLGSLSNYLVTKSSVPVMVVREKLKKINRFKSGSSVFTNNIKPLTLSEARID; encoded by the exons ATGATGTCACGGCAATCTCGTTTGGAAGCCGAGAAGCTTCAAATCATCCAGAAGTCGATGTCGAACCGAGGAAGATCGCTTTCACCCACGGCTCACGGAGCCGGCGGCAATACTATCAACAATGTCAATTCGCGTTCTTCGTCTACACTGAACGAGGAGTTTTCGAAGGACTTGAAATGGTCCATTACGAACCACGATCCGCTGGAACGGATTACCGTTACACATGATGATGGAACTGTAGAGCAGCCAAATAACGACTTGTGGGCCAACGAGGTTTCGGACGAAGAACATATCTCCGACGACGACACTAACGAGAAGTTCCAGTACGATGACACTGGAAATATTCTCCCTAATTATGCTTGTCACGACGATAAGATAAACGAGATTTCGTCGATTTTGGAGAACTCCAATTTGGACGATCAGTCGACGATCAAGAAGCTCGAAGAGTTGACAGCTAATGAAAGAGCCTTTGCCAATGCCAAGAACATAGGAAGTCTTATCGATAAGGAAGCACTCAATAAGCTAGCCAATgaaaaacagaaattgACTGGCAACGAAatgttggacttgaacCGGTCAGATCAGGATgctttggaaagaaaacAGAAGCTTGAGAATTACCAGGCttacagaaagaagattatcGACCACGAGAATGGTAAGGATGGCACTGCGAAGGACAGTGCTACTACTTCCACACTTCTGCCGGTAAAGCTGCCAGAGG CTGAAAATGACGAAGACTTTATGATTCCCTATACTTCAGCTGTAGAAGACAAATTGGATAGTGAGTTTGCCTCCCAATTGAACGAAACCATCAAGGAAGGCGAGATTGACTCCAACAAGAGCCAGTCCAGAGTGATCCAGACCATCACGAGAggaaacttcttccaattaGTCAATCCCAAGGTCAAGCCGAAGATGTTTTTGGTGTGTATGGACTTCTCGCCAGAGTCGATTTTCGCATTGGAGTGGTGTCTTGGTACAGTTTTGGTAGATGGCTCAGTGTTGTTTATAGTGTACGTCATTGAAGAGAACGATAACAACCACAACTTGAAGGGCAATACTAGCAACGAAAATACCCGTGAACAGTACCGGTTGAATATGTTAAACAAGGCCAAACAACAGgtgttgaacttgttgaagttgaccaaATTGCAAATCCATATCGTCATCGAAATCATCCACCACCCTATTCCCAGAcacttgatcttggagtTCATCGACAATTTACAGCCTACATTGGTGGTAGTGGGCTCCAAGGGCCAGAGTGCCATCAAGGGTGTTCTTTTGGGGTCGCTTTCCAACTACTTGGTCACCAAGTCGTCTGTTCCGGTGATGGTGGTGCgtgagaagttgaagaagatcaacagATTCAAGTCTGGTTCTTCCGTCTTTACCAACAACATTAAGCCGTTGACATTGTCGGAAGCCAGAATTGACTGA